The Vitis vinifera cultivar Pinot Noir 40024 chromosome 3, ASM3070453v1 region AATATTATTTAAGTTTGTTTACAAATTTTTGCTTAATTACATGGGAAGAATCAGCCTACGAGTTATCATATACTTATGTAtactatttgaaaatatatagagAATAATAGATCCACAAATATGTCATAGATGAGGCTCTTCTACAATTAGATGTTGTTGAAATAtgttataataaattttgaatataaaagaTGGGGAAGACCTCAGTTGCCATGGTAGTTGACTGACAGAGTTCGTGAGTACTTGCACCAGCTTAAAAGGTTAAAAATGTGGTCACATCATATAAATGTTGTTTATATCATGCATGCATAATTGTGTTTGTATATAATAATGACTTTGGAATGCTAAATCCTCTTTCATTCAAAAGAAAGATCCTAGCAACactagaagaagaaaaatctaAGGCTTTAATAATTTAGGTTATGGTGGAAAaccgttttcaaaaacagtttttttttttttcagaacaaaaaactagaaaaacacatttaataatcaaaaactAGTTTCTATTTAAATTGGGTGTTTAGTTggcttttttaaataacatcttttaattattaattttttattgttcacatttgttttttaaagactattttaaaaaataattataaaaatatgtagaatgattaaaaataaaatactaaatataaaaattatttttaaaacatatttaaaaatattaaaaacatgttgtACAACATATTGTTTAGGGTTAAGCTTATAGTTTCCTTTTTGACATATTGCTTAAGGTTTAATACATCTACTAGAAagaaaggtaaataaaaaatagtatatttaCTTCTAAAgaagaaaactaaactaatgtgacaaaaaaaaatgtccaGAACTTATTATTGTGAATCTTGTGTGTAATCTTTATGCATTTTATACGTAGCTCACACTGCTATAAGCTCATACCATCAAGAAAGGGTTTCCTTAACCTTTTGTGAATCTTGTGTGTaatctataattttttgttattagatatttgtttttagatatttattagTCAATTTCTATGGTTCATTCCatcttatttgttttgttttggcaGGAAAGGACTTTGTAGTTTCAATTCTGATGTTTCACTGAGATAGACAGTCCTTTTAGTTCCAAGAAAAGTAATTTGATCATTTCACCAAGTGATCGGATGAGACCCATATCCTACTCCAAAAAGAGAATAGAATGGTTGATCAAGATAGGCATTCCTTTCCAATCCTTAATTGGCCATTATCATCAGGGAGTGTTCTTATGGATTTTTTGCAGTAGCCTAGGTTAGCTTAATACTTCTCAATCTTGGAGTGCCAGACGACATTATAATAGGGTATGAATATGGCTTATCAGTAACAACTAGATCATATGGTTTGGTTAGACAACTGACTTTGAGTGAGCATTACATCCCTAGTTGTGCCTCCATTTTGGTTTGAATATGCTTTATTATGGACATCTAAAGTATGCCCTTACTAGTAGGGGTTGAccacaattttcaattaatctTTTCGACCAAATTTTTTTCTGAAGCCTAGTATATTATTTCCTGTCGAAGATTACGTTGTCCATTAATCATCTTTATTTCCCACTTAGGCAGCTTCCTTATCAATCCGTCATGATAGAATTTACAGAAAAGTTAGTTTGGGATAAGCTTTTCATGCAACACGTTGTAAGCTTTTGAAGTTGAGTATAACTTGTCAATCAACGCCTCCAACTTTGAATATTCACAGTTCGCCCACTCATCCAATGTGTAAGAGATACAAGGGGCTTGAaagactcacttttattttcattgctTATAGGTTTCCTTTCACAATGACGGTTGGGTTGACCATAAGCTTTTATGTAGAATTCattatacaattattttaaatgattttttttatatataaaataattttattcataaaaataaattttaagaatgtacaatattaatttattaataaattaaattaatttaaaataattataaattaaaaaattaaaaagaaaaaattatgtgGTGGAGTGAGGTACTTGAGGGACCTGTTTGACTCAAATCtgatttaaatttgtttttggaTAATAGAAAATGGGTGGAGATGGGTCACGTGTGCCGAAGTTGCCTCATGTCTTCCCTAGCAATTTCAAGTAACACTTCCTGTGCTTTGGAGGGTAGGCCATGACGCCGCAATTTTCATTTTACTATAATATTTCATGTGAATAGACAATGGGGTTTGGAGCACAAAATTTCCGCAAAATGGACAGGTTGAATTCATATACTATTTAAAGTAATTTGTAACTTTCCGTTTTATGGCCAACAGAATCTCCCAAAGGCAAAAGATCTTTCAATATTGCATATCCCTAATCCAAGCGGAGAGTGTGTCCACATGGCAATTTCAAAGTCACTTTTGATTCATGCTTTAAAAGGCGACTTTGCAAGCCTCTTATTTATCCATTTACAGCTTCCAAACTCGGTAACCCTTCCAACCATGGCTGCCTGCAACGCTGGTATTGCCCAACTCCATTCCTATACACTTCCTTTCCTCCATATCTTCATGATCTCCTTTTTCTCGTCTCTAATGGTCCATTCTGGGAATTCATTATCCTTCAATTTGGGCAATTTTGATCCGAATGatcatgaaattatttttgaggGGCATGCTTCTTATTCTGCTGATAAAGTCATCCAACTCACCAGCAACCAGGAGGACAAAAAGATGAATGATAGTTGGGTTCGAGCTACATACTATAAGCCGTTTCAACTCTGGGATAAGGCCTCCGGAAGAATGGCTGATTTCACTACCAATTTCTCCTTTGAAATTGATTCTCAAAGAAACTCTTCTTATGGTGATGGACTCGCATTCTTTCTTGCTCCAAACAGTACCCAACTGCCTTCAGATGTGACAGGAGCCAGCGGCCTGGGTCTTGTGTCTAACAACCAGACGCTGAACTCAACAGCAAAACACTTTTTTGCAGTGGCTTTTGATACTTTTCCAAATGCTTGGGATCCAAAACCCGATCATGTTCGTATCGATATTAACTCCATGAAATCTGTGAAAAACGTGACATGGTTGAGTATTATTAAggatggaaaaataaaatatgtttccATCAGCTATACTGCTAGTTCTCAAAATATGAGTGTTATATTTGGCTCTGATTATTTGTATAATAAAACCACTCTACAAAGCCTCTATTACAAAGTTGATCTGAGCGATTATTTGCCTGAATTCGTTACTATTGGCTTCTCAAGTGCAACAGGAGATTTTTCCGAGATAAACATCATTCACTCATGGAATTTCAGTTCGGCTTTACAAATCTCTGATAGTGCAGAGGAAAACGAAGAAAAGAAGACAGGACTAGTGGTGGGATTGAGTGTTGGCGCTTTTGCCCTGGTGGCTGGGTTGGGATTGGTCTGCTTTTGCTTGTggaagaaaaaggtaagtgaGAAAGGAGAAGATAATCCTGATTTTGACCTGTCCATGGATGACGACCTTGAAAAGGGTACTGGGCCTCGGAAGTTTATGTACCATGAGTTGGTTCTTGCCACAAATAACTTTGCAGAGGGAGAGAAGGTTGGAGAGGGAGGGTTTGGTGGGGTCTATAAAGGTTTCTCGAGGAATCTAAGCTCCTACATTGCCGTTAAAAGGGTATCAAAAGGGTCCGACCAAGGGATAAAGGAGTATGAATCTGAAGTAAAGATCATCAGTAGGTTGAGACATTGGAATCTTCTGCAGCTGTTGGGCTGGTGCCATAAGAAAAGAGAGCTTCTATTGGTTTACGAGTTCATGCCTAATGGTAGTTTGGCTTCTTGTTTGTTTCAAGGCAAAATCTTGTTGACATGGGCAATGAGATACAAAATTGCTACTGGGTTGGCCTCGGTGTTGCTCTACCTGCACGAAGAATGGGAACAATGTGTTGTGCATAGAGATGTAAAATCCAGTAATGTTATGCTGGATGCGGAATTCAATGCGAAGCTTGGTGATTTCGGGCTAGCCAGGCTTGTTGATCATGGGAAAGGGTCAAAAACCACAGTTTTGGCAGGGACAGTGGGGTATATGGCTCCTGAATATATCTTGACGGGCAAGGCTAGCAAGGAATTGGATGTCTACAGTTTCGGAGTTGTTGCTTTGGAAATTTGCAGTGGAAGAAGATGTGTAGAACCAAATGCCCAAGAAGATCAGATCAGATTGGTGGAGTGGGTTTGGGACCTTTATGGAGTAGGAAAGCTTCCTGAAGCAGCTGACCCAAGACTATCTGCAGATTTTGATGAGGAACAAATGGCACGCCTGATGGTTGTTGGGCTTTGGTGTGCTCACCCAGACTGCAGTCTTCGTCCCTCAATAAGGCAAGCAATTAATGTCCTTAATTCTGAAGCCTCATTGCCTGCTCTCCCTTCAAAGATGCCTGTGCCAATGTATTATGCTCCTCCAGAAAATAATTCTGCCATTTCATCACTTCAAACATCCTATACTGCTACCACTTCTGAGAGAAGCCAATCCTAGCTTTCAGGATTTTCTATGGAAACAAACTCAGGACTGTTTGGTTTTTAGGAATAGGAATGGAAAGAGAACGGGAATGTGGGTGAATCACAATCCCATCCCAGTGAGAATGAGATTTGATTTCCATAACAATCAATTTTCGATTCCTATTCTCCTTCTACAAAAAAACACACCAAACACACATGAATGAGTATCAACAGTATTTATTTCTGATTCTCATTCTCTATTTCAGCTAGCGTTCCCAACTTGGCCTAAGTTCGcgttttcttcttctacttcccCATCCGTGCTGTACGCAAACTATGTTCTTCATAAGTTTGTCTAGTTTCAATTTGTTAAGTATTTAGTGCTTAATTACTTTACTGGATTCAGTTTGTTATGTATTTGCTGTTTAATTTACTATTGAAAGTATTTCCATGCAAGATGAGCTCCAACTTTTTTGACATTCTCCTTTGTAAAGTCAAAACCAATTGAAGAGACTGCACGTGTCATGGCACCATCTAGCTGCAAGTCGCCTGAGTCCAAGACTTAATGCTTGTGGAGGCCTCAGGATCATTCAGATGATCAGACAATCTTTgttaattaaaagttaaaataataataataaaaaattaaacacagCTTAGAAAATTGACCAATTATGTTTATTATAAAATCTTAATTATCACGTattcattaattaaatatagtttatttttagcaaaatttaaattttaccgagaaattccattattttattaagattttttcaataaaatcttagtttttttactgaaagcattactttcaaaatttaggttatctatttttttaacttattataatttttttgttcaatagaaaaaataaatattttgatcttatataaataga contains the following coding sequences:
- the LOC100243232 gene encoding L-type lectin-domain containing receptor kinase IX.1, with product MAACNAGIAQLHSYTLPFLHIFMISFFSSLMVHSGNSLSFNLGNFDPNDHEIIFEGHASYSADKVIQLTSNQEDKKMNDSWVRATYYKPFQLWDKASGRMADFTTNFSFEIDSQRNSSYGDGLAFFLAPNSTQLPSDVTGASGLGLVSNNQTLNSTAKHFFAVAFDTFPNAWDPKPDQSLYYKVDLSDYLPEFVTIGFSSATGDFSEINIIHSWNFSSALQISDSAEENEEKKTGLVVGLSKKVSEKGEDNPDFDLSMDDDLEKGTGPRKFMYHELVLATNNFAEGEKVGEGGFGGVYKGFSRNLSSYIAVKRVSKGSDQGIKEYESEVKIISRLRHWNLLQLLGWCHKKRELLLVYEFMPNGSLASCLFQGKILLTWAMRYKIATGLASVLLYLHEEWEQCVVHRDVKSSNVMLDAEFNAKLGDFGLARLVDHGKGSKTTVLAGTVGYMAPEYILTGKASKELDVYSFGVVALEICSGRRCVEPNAQEDQIRLVEWVWDLYGVGKLPEAADPRLSADFDEEQMARLMVVGLWCAHPDCSLRPSIRQAINVLNSEASLPALPSKMPVPMYYAPPENNSAISSLQTSYTATTSERSQS